One Phaseolus vulgaris cultivar G19833 chromosome 2, P. vulgaris v2.0, whole genome shotgun sequence DNA window includes the following coding sequences:
- the LOC137810380 gene encoding uncharacterized protein isoform X2: protein MSSDKSAMDYHFAEPVIPEMSGEGFPYAPENWPEKGDVWGWRTGRRIVPAGTHFQDRYLYLPNRLVRLLKEENENAGSGSSTHSKQHIFASKLAVERYVKRYFPDADINAFFASFSWKIPAISSASDNAEPILAIPLQQVALEVSDSDDEDVVKCKANNKECSSLVLGEVAKYSPVMPCDICCTEPGFCRDCSCILCSKTVSAAYGGYSYIKCKVNAGEGICGHVAHIECALRCLLAGQVGGSIGLDAGYLCRRCDGRTDVISHVSNLLQTCKSTDLDDEILKKILNLGACLLRGSERPIAKEVLRYIELAISKLKCGTTHEDVWKKDDNLMDYSMSNGSGVTQDPMNEGNAEVKTRSKPFNFHNFSFSDLDEDAVQVVEEFRRSQELEYKVVEEALTAQKTYLINLHAQLEHEKEALAGQMSSAAAEDAVRERKKQLKREMAKFENMCKIGNGCSRTSRSILKEYFGFS from the exons ATGTCTTCTGACAAGTCTGCAATGGACTACCATTTTGCTGAA CCAGTGATTCCGGAAATGTCTGGTGAAGGATTTCCATATGCACCGGAAAATTGGCCAGAAAAGGGTGATGTTTGGGGATGGAGAACTGGACGGAGAATTGTCCCTGCTGGTACGCACTTTCAGGATAGGTATCTGTATCTGCCTAATCGACTAGTCCGCTTGTTGAAGGAGGAGAACGAGAACGCAGGGTCAGGTTCAAGCACACACAGCAAACAACACATCTTTGCGAGCAAGCTTGCTGTTGAACGTTATGTCAAGAGATATTTTCCTGATGCTGATATCAATGCCTTTTTTGCATCTTTCTCCTGGAAGATTCCCGCAATATCATCTGCATCAG ACAATGCAGAACCAATACTTGCTATACCTCTTCAACAGGTAGCACTAGAAGTATCTGACTCTGATGATGAGGACGTTGTCAAGTGCAAAGCAAATAATAAGGAGTGCAGTAGTCTGGTGTTGGGAGAAGTAgcaaaatattctccagtcatgCCTTGTGATATCTGCTGTACTGAACCTGGCTTTTGCCGTGACTGTTCTTGCATTCTCTGTAGCAAAACTGTCTCTGCAGCTTATGGTGGCTATAGTTACATCAAGTGTAAAGTGAATGCTGGTGAAGGGATTTGTGGCCACGTTGCTCATATTGAATGCGCCCTTCGATGTCTCTTGGCAGGCCAAGTTGGAGGAAGTATTGGACTGGATGCTGGCTACCTCTGCCGTCGCTGTGATGGGAGGACTGATGTGATTTCTCATGTTAGTAATCTTCTGCAAACATGCAAAAGTACGGATTTGGATGATGAAATTCTGAAGAAGATTTTGAATCTTGGTGCTTGTCTCCTGCGTGGTTCAGAGAGACCCATTGCAAAGGAGGTTCTGCGTTATATTGAATTGGCCATCTCAAAG CTCAAATGTGGAACTACTCATGAAGATGTCTGGAAGAAAGATGACAATCTTATGGATTATTCTATGA GTAATGGCAGTGGTGTGACGCAAGACCCAATGAATGAGGGCAATGCTGAAGTTAAGACAAGGTCGAAgccttttaattttcataattttagcTTCTCAGACCTTGATGAAGATGCTGTACAAGTTGTCGAGGAGTTTAGAAGGTCACAAGAGTTAGAATATAAGGTGGTTGAAGAAGCACTTACGGCACAAAAAACCTATTTAATAAATTTGCATGCCCAACTGGAACATGAAAAAGAAGCATTGGCTGGTCAAATGTCATCTGCTGCGGCAGAGGATGCTGTACGTGAAAGGAAGAAACAGCTCAAACGGGAGATGGCTAAGTTTGAAAACATGTGTAAGATAGGGAATGGGTGTTCTAGGACATCCAGGTCTATTCTGAAGGAGTACTTTGGCTTTTCGTAA
- the LOC137810380 gene encoding uncharacterized protein isoform X1: protein MSSDKSAMDYHFAEPVIPEMSGEGFPYAPENWPEKGDVWGWRTGRRIVPAGTHFQDRYLYLPNRLVRLLKEENENAGSGSSTHSKQHIFASKLAVERYVKRYFPDADINAFFASFSWKIPAISSASDNAEPILAIPLQQVALEVSDSDDEDVVKCKANNKECSSLVLGEVAKYSPVMPCDICCTEPGFCRDCSCILCSKTVSAAYGGYSYIKCKVNAGEGICGHVAHIECALRCLLAGQVGGSIGLDAGYLCRRCDGRTDVISHVSNLLQTCKSTDLDDEILKKILNLGACLLRGSERPIAKEVLRYIELAISKAYDQFDGFHQLKCGTTHEDVWKKDDNLMDYSMSNGSGVTQDPMNEGNAEVKTRSKPFNFHNFSFSDLDEDAVQVVEEFRRSQELEYKVVEEALTAQKTYLINLHAQLEHEKEALAGQMSSAAAEDAVRERKKQLKREMAKFENMCKIGNGCSRTSRSILKEYFGFS, encoded by the exons ATGTCTTCTGACAAGTCTGCAATGGACTACCATTTTGCTGAA CCAGTGATTCCGGAAATGTCTGGTGAAGGATTTCCATATGCACCGGAAAATTGGCCAGAAAAGGGTGATGTTTGGGGATGGAGAACTGGACGGAGAATTGTCCCTGCTGGTACGCACTTTCAGGATAGGTATCTGTATCTGCCTAATCGACTAGTCCGCTTGTTGAAGGAGGAGAACGAGAACGCAGGGTCAGGTTCAAGCACACACAGCAAACAACACATCTTTGCGAGCAAGCTTGCTGTTGAACGTTATGTCAAGAGATATTTTCCTGATGCTGATATCAATGCCTTTTTTGCATCTTTCTCCTGGAAGATTCCCGCAATATCATCTGCATCAG ACAATGCAGAACCAATACTTGCTATACCTCTTCAACAGGTAGCACTAGAAGTATCTGACTCTGATGATGAGGACGTTGTCAAGTGCAAAGCAAATAATAAGGAGTGCAGTAGTCTGGTGTTGGGAGAAGTAgcaaaatattctccagtcatgCCTTGTGATATCTGCTGTACTGAACCTGGCTTTTGCCGTGACTGTTCTTGCATTCTCTGTAGCAAAACTGTCTCTGCAGCTTATGGTGGCTATAGTTACATCAAGTGTAAAGTGAATGCTGGTGAAGGGATTTGTGGCCACGTTGCTCATATTGAATGCGCCCTTCGATGTCTCTTGGCAGGCCAAGTTGGAGGAAGTATTGGACTGGATGCTGGCTACCTCTGCCGTCGCTGTGATGGGAGGACTGATGTGATTTCTCATGTTAGTAATCTTCTGCAAACATGCAAAAGTACGGATTTGGATGATGAAATTCTGAAGAAGATTTTGAATCTTGGTGCTTGTCTCCTGCGTGGTTCAGAGAGACCCATTGCAAAGGAGGTTCTGCGTTATATTGAATTGGCCATCTCAAAG GCTTATGACCAATTTGATGGTTTTCATCAGCTCAAATGTGGAACTACTCATGAAGATGTCTGGAAGAAAGATGACAATCTTATGGATTATTCTATGA GTAATGGCAGTGGTGTGACGCAAGACCCAATGAATGAGGGCAATGCTGAAGTTAAGACAAGGTCGAAgccttttaattttcataattttagcTTCTCAGACCTTGATGAAGATGCTGTACAAGTTGTCGAGGAGTTTAGAAGGTCACAAGAGTTAGAATATAAGGTGGTTGAAGAAGCACTTACGGCACAAAAAACCTATTTAATAAATTTGCATGCCCAACTGGAACATGAAAAAGAAGCATTGGCTGGTCAAATGTCATCTGCTGCGGCAGAGGATGCTGTACGTGAAAGGAAGAAACAGCTCAAACGGGAGATGGCTAAGTTTGAAAACATGTGTAAGATAGGGAATGGGTGTTCTAGGACATCCAGGTCTATTCTGAAGGAGTACTTTGGCTTTTCGTAA
- the LOC137810380 gene encoding uncharacterized protein isoform X3: MSGEGFPYAPENWPEKGDVWGWRTGRRIVPAGTHFQDRYLYLPNRLVRLLKEENENAGSGSSTHSKQHIFASKLAVERYVKRYFPDADINAFFASFSWKIPAISSASDNAEPILAIPLQQVALEVSDSDDEDVVKCKANNKECSSLVLGEVAKYSPVMPCDICCTEPGFCRDCSCILCSKTVSAAYGGYSYIKCKVNAGEGICGHVAHIECALRCLLAGQVGGSIGLDAGYLCRRCDGRTDVISHVSNLLQTCKSTDLDDEILKKILNLGACLLRGSERPIAKEVLRYIELAISKAYDQFDGFHQLKCGTTHEDVWKKDDNLMDYSMSNGSGVTQDPMNEGNAEVKTRSKPFNFHNFSFSDLDEDAVQVVEEFRRSQELEYKVVEEALTAQKTYLINLHAQLEHEKEALAGQMSSAAAEDAVRERKKQLKREMAKFENMCKIGNGCSRTSRSILKEYFGFS; this comes from the exons ATGTCTGGTGAAGGATTTCCATATGCACCGGAAAATTGGCCAGAAAAGGGTGATGTTTGGGGATGGAGAACTGGACGGAGAATTGTCCCTGCTGGTACGCACTTTCAGGATAGGTATCTGTATCTGCCTAATCGACTAGTCCGCTTGTTGAAGGAGGAGAACGAGAACGCAGGGTCAGGTTCAAGCACACACAGCAAACAACACATCTTTGCGAGCAAGCTTGCTGTTGAACGTTATGTCAAGAGATATTTTCCTGATGCTGATATCAATGCCTTTTTTGCATCTTTCTCCTGGAAGATTCCCGCAATATCATCTGCATCAG ACAATGCAGAACCAATACTTGCTATACCTCTTCAACAGGTAGCACTAGAAGTATCTGACTCTGATGATGAGGACGTTGTCAAGTGCAAAGCAAATAATAAGGAGTGCAGTAGTCTGGTGTTGGGAGAAGTAgcaaaatattctccagtcatgCCTTGTGATATCTGCTGTACTGAACCTGGCTTTTGCCGTGACTGTTCTTGCATTCTCTGTAGCAAAACTGTCTCTGCAGCTTATGGTGGCTATAGTTACATCAAGTGTAAAGTGAATGCTGGTGAAGGGATTTGTGGCCACGTTGCTCATATTGAATGCGCCCTTCGATGTCTCTTGGCAGGCCAAGTTGGAGGAAGTATTGGACTGGATGCTGGCTACCTCTGCCGTCGCTGTGATGGGAGGACTGATGTGATTTCTCATGTTAGTAATCTTCTGCAAACATGCAAAAGTACGGATTTGGATGATGAAATTCTGAAGAAGATTTTGAATCTTGGTGCTTGTCTCCTGCGTGGTTCAGAGAGACCCATTGCAAAGGAGGTTCTGCGTTATATTGAATTGGCCATCTCAAAG GCTTATGACCAATTTGATGGTTTTCATCAGCTCAAATGTGGAACTACTCATGAAGATGTCTGGAAGAAAGATGACAATCTTATGGATTATTCTATGA GTAATGGCAGTGGTGTGACGCAAGACCCAATGAATGAGGGCAATGCTGAAGTTAAGACAAGGTCGAAgccttttaattttcataattttagcTTCTCAGACCTTGATGAAGATGCTGTACAAGTTGTCGAGGAGTTTAGAAGGTCACAAGAGTTAGAATATAAGGTGGTTGAAGAAGCACTTACGGCACAAAAAACCTATTTAATAAATTTGCATGCCCAACTGGAACATGAAAAAGAAGCATTGGCTGGTCAAATGTCATCTGCTGCGGCAGAGGATGCTGTACGTGAAAGGAAGAAACAGCTCAAACGGGAGATGGCTAAGTTTGAAAACATGTGTAAGATAGGGAATGGGTGTTCTAGGACATCCAGGTCTATTCTGAAGGAGTACTTTGGCTTTTCGTAA
- the LOC137810380 gene encoding uncharacterized protein isoform X4: MSGEGFPYAPENWPEKGDVWGWRTGRRIVPAGTHFQDRYLYLPNRLVRLLKEENENAGSGSSTHSKQHIFASKLAVERYVKRYFPDADINAFFASFSWKIPAISSASDNAEPILAIPLQQVALEVSDSDDEDVVKCKANNKECSSLVLGEVAKYSPVMPCDICCTEPGFCRDCSCILCSKTVSAAYGGYSYIKCKVNAGEGICGHVAHIECALRCLLAGQVGGSIGLDAGYLCRRCDGRTDVISHVSNLLQTCKSTDLDDEILKKILNLGACLLRGSERPIAKEVLRYIELAISKLKCGTTHEDVWKKDDNLMDYSMSNGSGVTQDPMNEGNAEVKTRSKPFNFHNFSFSDLDEDAVQVVEEFRRSQELEYKVVEEALTAQKTYLINLHAQLEHEKEALAGQMSSAAAEDAVRERKKQLKREMAKFENMCKIGNGCSRTSRSILKEYFGFS, from the exons ATGTCTGGTGAAGGATTTCCATATGCACCGGAAAATTGGCCAGAAAAGGGTGATGTTTGGGGATGGAGAACTGGACGGAGAATTGTCCCTGCTGGTACGCACTTTCAGGATAGGTATCTGTATCTGCCTAATCGACTAGTCCGCTTGTTGAAGGAGGAGAACGAGAACGCAGGGTCAGGTTCAAGCACACACAGCAAACAACACATCTTTGCGAGCAAGCTTGCTGTTGAACGTTATGTCAAGAGATATTTTCCTGATGCTGATATCAATGCCTTTTTTGCATCTTTCTCCTGGAAGATTCCCGCAATATCATCTGCATCAG ACAATGCAGAACCAATACTTGCTATACCTCTTCAACAGGTAGCACTAGAAGTATCTGACTCTGATGATGAGGACGTTGTCAAGTGCAAAGCAAATAATAAGGAGTGCAGTAGTCTGGTGTTGGGAGAAGTAgcaaaatattctccagtcatgCCTTGTGATATCTGCTGTACTGAACCTGGCTTTTGCCGTGACTGTTCTTGCATTCTCTGTAGCAAAACTGTCTCTGCAGCTTATGGTGGCTATAGTTACATCAAGTGTAAAGTGAATGCTGGTGAAGGGATTTGTGGCCACGTTGCTCATATTGAATGCGCCCTTCGATGTCTCTTGGCAGGCCAAGTTGGAGGAAGTATTGGACTGGATGCTGGCTACCTCTGCCGTCGCTGTGATGGGAGGACTGATGTGATTTCTCATGTTAGTAATCTTCTGCAAACATGCAAAAGTACGGATTTGGATGATGAAATTCTGAAGAAGATTTTGAATCTTGGTGCTTGTCTCCTGCGTGGTTCAGAGAGACCCATTGCAAAGGAGGTTCTGCGTTATATTGAATTGGCCATCTCAAAG CTCAAATGTGGAACTACTCATGAAGATGTCTGGAAGAAAGATGACAATCTTATGGATTATTCTATGA GTAATGGCAGTGGTGTGACGCAAGACCCAATGAATGAGGGCAATGCTGAAGTTAAGACAAGGTCGAAgccttttaattttcataattttagcTTCTCAGACCTTGATGAAGATGCTGTACAAGTTGTCGAGGAGTTTAGAAGGTCACAAGAGTTAGAATATAAGGTGGTTGAAGAAGCACTTACGGCACAAAAAACCTATTTAATAAATTTGCATGCCCAACTGGAACATGAAAAAGAAGCATTGGCTGGTCAAATGTCATCTGCTGCGGCAGAGGATGCTGTACGTGAAAGGAAGAAACAGCTCAAACGGGAGATGGCTAAGTTTGAAAACATGTGTAAGATAGGGAATGGGTGTTCTAGGACATCCAGGTCTATTCTGAAGGAGTACTTTGGCTTTTCGTAA
- the LOC137810382 gene encoding ferredoxin C 1, chloroplastic → MASFQLAATPFTLFRRGHPTTKLSTASQVNPRQGLALRPLTVRSYKVVIEQEGQSIPLEVEADETILSKALESGLPVPYDCRLGVCMTCPARLISGSVDQSEGMLSDDVVERGYTLLCVSYPQSDCHIKVIPEEELLSLQLATAND, encoded by the coding sequence ATGGCGAGCTTTCAGTTAGCAGCAACACCCTTTACCCTTTTCAGACGGGGGCACCCCACCACCAAGCTCTCCACTGCTTCTCAGGTGAACCCTCGGCAAGGCCTTGCTTTGCGCCCACTCACTGTGAGGTCCTACAAAGTGGTGATTGAGCAGGAGGGGCAGTCCATTCCTCTGGAAGTTGAAGCTGACGAGACCATACTGTCAAAGGCACTGGAATCTGGGTTGCCTGTGCCTTATGACTGCAGACTTGGGGTTTGTATGACATGCCCTGCTCGTCTCATCAGTGGATCTGTTGATCAGAGTGAAGGAATGCTCAGCGATGATGTGGTGGAGAGAGGTTATACACTCCTCTGTGTCTCCTACCCTCAATCCGATTGTCATATAAAGGTTATCCCTGAGGAGGAGCTGCTGTCATTGCAGTTGGCCACAGCCAATGACTAG
- the LOC137810381 gene encoding uncharacterized protein, producing MVSMLLARKGASLYKQHFLSRTFNLCFKTLTTLPTKEVEAAPSSASVPPSEYSTSLHLSPFLSEFNHPSTGFDVELVDQDTWGVSSGVAQAWRGPVSKASSFGSQVTDETIEDHVEGELDFEDIDNMRVRGNLFYKLERSSKEFEEYNLDFHRKKSSKKKEEVDKAKPTPNVVSKDHKAPRVDELARSKSVVPRVDEINYGPSVNKRQRTPTFNQLTGPYHEPFCLDIFISNASVRACIVHRVTSKVVAVAHSISKDLKFDLASTKNKTTCAAVGAILAQRALGDDIHDVIYTPRKGERVEGKLQIVLQSIIDNGIRVKVKIKQRHKKPFNRIT from the coding sequence ATGGTATCCATGCTACTAGCAAGGAAGGGTGCCTCCTTATACAAACAACATTTTCTCTCCAGGACATTCAATCTCTGCTTCAAGACCCTCACCACCCTTCCTACCAAAGAGGTTGAGGCAGCACCGAGTTCTGCATCCGTGCCACCTTCTGAATACTCTACCAGCCTCCATCTTTCCCCATTTCTCTCCGAATTCAATCATCCCTCAACTGGGTTTGATGTTGAACTTGTGGATCAGGATACTTGGGGTGTCTCATCTGGGGTGGCACAAGCCTGGAGGGGGCCTGTATCGAAAGCTAGTTCTTTTGGTTCGCAAGTGACCGATGAAACCATTGAAGATCATGTTGAGGGTGAACTAGATTTTGAGGACATAGATAATATGAGAGTTCGTGGCAATCTGTTTTATAAGCTTGAGCGCAGCTCCAAGGAGTTTGAAGAGTATAATTTGGATTTTCACAGGAAGAAATCTTCCAAGAAAAAAGAGGAGGTAGACAAAGCTAAACCAACTCCAAATGTGGTTTCTAAAGATCACAAGGCTCCCAGAGTAGATGAATTGGCAAGAAGCAAAAGTGTTGTGCCCCGTGTGGACGAAATCAATTATGGGCCTAGTGTGAACAAGAGGCAGAGGACTCCCACCTTTAACCAGCTTACAGGTCCTTACCACGAACCCTTTTGCCTGGACATTTTCATATCAAACGCCTCTGTTCGTGCTTGCATTGTTCACAGGGTAACGAGCAAGGTTGTTGCTGTGGCACATTCCATTTCCAAGGACCTCAAGTTTGACCTGGCTTCTACCAAGAATAAAACCACTTGTGCCGCAGTGGGGGCAATTCTAGCTCAGAGAGCACTGGGTGATGATATCCATGACGTGATTTACACTCCAAGAAAAGGTGAAAGGGTGGAGGGAAAACTTCAGATTGTTCTTCAGTCCATCATTGACAATGGCATCCGCGTTAAGGTAAAGATTAAGCAGAGACACAAGAAACCATTCAACCGCATCACCTGA
- the LOC137810383 gene encoding uncharacterized protein, whose translation MESEVRSGGSGVVVKSRNSSGCLIVRKKGDGLDATASTSRKFYESKKRANISVPVSDSGSSDELLIPPGRRLGSETIRVCNGLAASERVGSEISRKRHRMERIRGADKGLEQWVNKRSKLDVYNLEEYDGMDVENMRRRHLDGNAAGFGGRSFMGSVHATRSGIDRELKNGSSGRLVDKRKNSYVDRSSGLFPGDNLDRIRFKSNRDGVRVPIPLQREKFNSDESIRVQGKNGVLKVMVNKKKVCGQSEQYYNHHKPLESWQRLKPEEPIKRMKIEETAKRNVPTRPSSNLETKPVEKPGVLKRVEKKQIASRKYLSSKDGKGDEGGSDNSDTSLNPGVRNTVAREPVKKMFSEDEQTPVHDKLSSTKAKEGKIKRGSGTEKQKLRERIREMLLTSGWTIDYRPRRNRDYLDAVYINPVGTAYWSIIKAYDALQKQLNEDANEVKAKGDSASFTPIADDVLSQLTRKTRKKMEKELKNKKKKYDSESDNEKEPEIRRSASNKNDMNSTDSDNNEEKLSSFIKQGSKSMKNKMFESNVISARSKIQNATHHSVDGIEKSSGCDSRIHGRKSNKHGRCTLLVRSSNKRSNSESDGFVPYTGKRTVLAWLIDSGTVELSQKVQYRRRKKVLLEGWITRDGIHCGCCSKILTVSKFELHAGSKLPQPYQNIFLESGVSLLQCQIDAWNRQEHSEKIGLHSVDTDGDDRNDDTCGICADGGDLICCDGCPSTFHQSCLDIQMLPPGEWNCPNCTCKFCGIASELSEKDDASVSILHTCNLCEKKYHDSCANEMDALLNNLNTSSLSFCGKECRELSEQLKKYIGTKHELEAGFSWSLIHRTDEDSEAACKGINQRVECNSKLAIALSVMDECFLPVIDRRSGINLIRNILYNSGSNFNRLSYGGFYTAILERGDEIISAASIRFHGTEIAEMPFIGTRHIYRRQGMCRRLFSSIESALCAMKVEKLVIPAIAELTHTWTTVFGFTHLDELLRQEMRSLNMVVFPGIDMLQKLLVEGSEKMGNEDNDFIHTKMGNRSDMGSSTPQDLRGSDDVSSNPANETNDECSDASREINQVLVDGILCSKSHSEEMVSDSISDKCVSPSRTSHSALEMKNKVLAPPPVDKLNPTSVRSHPEDIPNVQALAQETACSDPCSAENLDKKCRLVTAMNCDSLELDINSVLNSQKSDNTPPTKEAYMNDALEAVTSGILSEENIIPKGSNQNVDVSISALNHDDESLLQLGSGSNSENGCKNGKDLLLSPIVASNETCVDESGVNASGDSSETVVV comes from the exons ATGGAATCAGAAGTGAGATCGGGTGGTTCTGGGGTTGTGGTGAAGAGCAGAAATTCCTCGGGTTGTTTGATTGTGCGAAAGAAAGGGGATGGGTTGGATGCTACTGCTTCCACCTCTAGGAAGTTCTATGAATCGAAGAAAAGGGCCAACATCAGTGTGCCTGTTAGTGATTCTGGATCAAGCGACGAGTTGCTGATTCCACCTGGTAGAAGGCTTGGGTCTGAGACTATTCGTGTTTGCAATGGTTTGGCTGCGTCTGAGAGGGTTGGGAGTGAGATTAGTAGGAAGAGGCACAGAATGGAACGAATTAGGGGTGCGGATAAAGGTTTGGAGCAGTGGGTGAATAAGCGTAGTAAGTTGGATGTGTACAATTTAGAAGAATATGATGGTATGGATGTGGAGAACATGAGGAGGAGGCATTTGGATGGTAATGCAGCTGGTTTTGGAGGAAGAAGTTTTATGGGGTCGGTTCATGCTACTAGGAGTGGCATTGATAGGGAATTGAAGAATGGGTCAAGTGGTCGTCTTGTTGATAAGCGGAAGAACTCTTATGTAGACAGGTCAAGTGGCTTGTTTCCTGGAGATAATCTTGATCGCATTAGGTTCAAGAGTAACAGAGATGGTGTTCGGGTACCTATACCCTTGCAGAGGGAGAAGTTTAATTCGGATGAGTCTATCAGGGTTCAGGGGAAAAATGGTGTTTTGAAGGTAATGGTTAATAAGAAGAAGGTGTGTGGGCAATCAGAACAGTACTACAATCATCACAAACCTTTGGAAAGCTGGCAAAGGTTGAAACCTGAAGAGCCCATCAAGAGGATGAAGATTGAAGAGACTGCCAAGAGGAATGTTCCAACTCGTCCTTCATCAAACCTGGAAACAAAACCTGTTGAGAAACCAGGAGTACTCAAGAGGGTGGAGAAGAAACAGATAGCATCAAGAAAATATTTGTCAAGCAAGGATGGCAAGGGTGATGAGGGGGGTTCAGATAACAGTGACACATCATTAAATCCCGGGGTAAGAAATACTGTAGCTCGTGAGCCTGTAAAAAAGATGTTCTCTGAGGATGAACAGACTCCTGTGCATGATAAACTCTCAAGCACAAAAGCGAAAGAAGGAAAAATCAAGCGTGGTAGTGGTACAGAAAAACAGAAACTGCGAGAGAGAATACGGGAGATGCTGCTGACTTCAGGTTGGACCATAGACTATAGACCTCGAAGGAACAGAGACTACCTGGATGCAGTTTACATTAATCCAGTAGGTACAGCCTATTGGTCTATCATCAAGGCCTATGACGCCCTTCAAAAGCAATTGAATGAAGATGCTAATGAGGTCAAAGCCAAAGGGGATAGTGCTTCTTTTACACCTATTGCAGATGATGTGCTCAGTCAGCTAACAAGGAAAACTAGGAAGAAAATGGAGAAAGAATtgaaaaacaagaagaaaaaatatgacAGTGAAAGTGATAATGAAAAAGAGCCTGAAATAAGAAGATCTGCCAGCAACAAGAATGATATGAATAGCACTGATAGTGATAACAATGAGGAGAAATTAAGCTCCTTTATTAAACAGGGAAGTAAGTcgatgaaaaataaaatgtttgaaAGTAACGTTATCAGTGCTCGCTCTAAAATCCAGAATGCTACCCATCACTCAGTTGACGGAATAGAAAAATCATCTGGATGTGATTCTCGTATACATGGACGGAAGAGTAATAAACACGGAAGATGTACCTTGTTAGTTCGCAGTTCTAACAAAAGATCAAATTCAGAATCTGATGGCTTTGTCCCATATACGGGAAAACGGACAGTTCTTGCCTGGTTGATCGACTCTGGAACAGTAGAGTTAAGCCAAAAGGTTCAGTACCGCAGACGGAAGAAAGTCCTGCTTGAGGGGTGGATCACAAGAGATGGCATACATTGTGGCTGCTGTAGTAAAATCCTCACAGTTTCAAAGTTTGAGCTTCATGCAGGAAGCAAATTGCCACAGccatatcaaaatatttttttggaatcTGGAGTTTCTCTTCTACAATGCCAGATAGATGCATGGAATAGACAAGAGCATTCTGAAAAAATTGGTCTCCATTCAGTAGATACTGACGGTGATGATCGAAATGATGATACATGTGGTATTTGTGCAGATGGAGGGGATTTAATCTGTTGTGATGGTTGTCCATCAACATTTCATCAAAGCTGCTTGGATATACAG ATGCTTCCTCCTGGTGAATGGAATTGTCCAAATTGCACCTGTAAATTTTGTGGCATAGCCAGTGAACTTTCTGAAAAAGATGACGCATCAGTGTCTATCTTACATACATGCAACTTATGTGAGAAAAAAT ATCACGACTCTTGCGCTAATGAGATGGATGCCCTTCTTAATAACCTCAATACATCAAGCCTTTCTTTTTGTGGGAAAGAGTGCAGAGAG CTTtctgaacaattgaagaagtaTATTGGTACCAAGCATGAACTAGAAGCGGGTTTTTCATGGTCTCTCATTCATAGAACGGATGAAGACTCAGAGGCAGCTTGCAAGGGAATTAATCAGAGGGTAGAATGTAATTCAAAATTGGCTATTGCACTGTCTGTGATGGATGAATGCTTTTTACCTGTTATTGATCGGAGGAGTGGGATCAATTTAATCCGTAACATTTTATATAATAGTGG ATCAAACTTTAATAGGTTGAGCTATGGTGGCTTTTACACTGCTATTTTGGAGAGAGGGGATGAAATCATTTCTGCGGCATCTATCAG GTTCCATGGAACTGAGATAGCTGAGATGCCATTCATTGGAACTCGTCACATATATAGGCGTCAAGGGATGTGTCGCCGGCttttttcttccattgaatCG GCCCTTTGTGCTATGAAGGTTGAAAAACTAGTTATTCCTGCAATTGCTGAACTAACACATACATGGACAACAGTTTTTGGTTTCACACATCTGGACGAATTACTCAGACAAGAAATGAGGTCACTGAATATGGTGGTCTTCCCTGGTATTGATATGTTACAGAAGCTGTTAGTGGAAG GTTCTGAGAAAATGGGAAATGAAGACAACGATTTTATCCATACCAAAATGGGAAATAGGTCAGATATGGGTTCTTCAACTCCACAAGATCTTCGTGGAAGTGATGATGTTAGTTCAAATCCTGCTAATGAGACAAATGATGAATGCAGCGATGCTTCTCGAGAAATAAACCAAGTTTTGGTTGACGGGATTCTCTGTTCCAAATCTCATTCTGAGGAAATGGTCTCTGATTCAATTTCAGATAAATGTGTTTCTCCTTCTAGAACTAGTCACAGTGCTCTAGAAATGAAGAATAAAGTGCTGGCTCCTCCTCCTGTTGATAAATTAAATCCCACTTCTGTGAGAAGTCACCCAGAAGATATTCCAAATGTTCAAGCTTTGGCTCAGGAAACTGCTTGTTCTGATCCATGTTCAGCAGAAAACCTTGACAAGAAATGTCGCTTGGTCACTGCTATGAATTGTGATTCGCTGGAGCTTGACattaattcagttttgaactcTCAAAAGTCAGACAACACTCCACCTACCAAAGAGGCTTATATGAATGATGCTCTTGAAGCTGTTACTTCAGGGATTTTATCAGAAGAGAATATTATTCCAAAGGGAAGTAATCAAAATGTAGATGTCTCCATTTCTGCTCTCAATCATGACGACGAGAGTTTGTTGCAACTAGGATCTGGTTCCAACTCTGAAAACGGATGCAAAAATGGTAAGGATTTGCTTTTGAGCCCAATAGTTGCTTCAAATGAAACATGTGTGGATGAAAGTGGCGTAAATGCTTCCGGTGATAGTTCCGAGACTGTTGTGGTCTAA